GGCGACCGCGCCGGCCAGCACCTCGGTGGGCACGGTGCGGCTGTCCAGCAGGACCTGCTTGCGGGCGTCGGTCCAGCGCCTGTCGGCCACGCCCGCGCCGCACAGGTTGACCACCGCGTCCACGCCGTCGAGCGCGCCCGGGTCGACGCGCCCGGCGGGCGGGTCCCAGCCGCGCTCGTCCGGGGCGGCGGGGCGGCGCCGGACCAGCCGGACGACCTCGTGCCCGCCACCGCGCAAGGCGGCCACCAGGCTGGTGCCGATCAAACCCGAGGAACCCGCGACCACGACCCGCATGGGTTGATCGTCTCGCAGGGTCGGGCCGGTCGCACAGCGGCGGGGTGCCGGTCGCGCCGCGGGGGAGCCCCGAGAACGGCGAAGGCCGCCCCCGGTGCCCCGGGAGCGGCCTCCGCGACCTCGTGCCCTACAGGCCCAGGTCGGCCTCGAACGCGCCCTCTTCCAGCCGGTTCTTGACCGTGGTCAGGAAGCGGCCCGCGTCGGCGCCGTCGACCAGCCGGTGGTCGTAGGTCAGCGCCAGGTAGGCCATGGACCGGATGGCGATGGTGTCGTCGCCGTTCTCGTCAGTGATCACCACCGGGCGCTTCTTCACCACGCCCACGCCCAGGATGCCGACCTGCGGCTGCTGGATGATCGGCGTGTCGAACAGCGCGCCGTTGCTGCCCAGGTTGGTCAGCGAGAACGTGCCGCCGGTCAGCTCGTCCGGGGTCAGCTTGTTCGCGCGGGCCCGCGCGGCCAGGTCGCCGATCTTGTGCGACAGGCCGGCCAGGTTCAGGTCGCCCGCGTTGGCGATGACCGCGTTGAGCAGGCCGCGCTCGGTGTCGATCGCGATGCCCAGGTGCTCGGCACCGTGGTACACGACCTCCTTCTTCTCCTCGTCGATGGAGGCGTTGAGCACCGGGTGCTGCTTCAGCGCCTCGACCGCCGCCTTGGCGAAGAAGGGCAGGAACGTGAGCTTGGTGCCCTCGCGCTGCTCGAACGCGGCCTTGGCGCGGTTGCGCAGCCGGGCGATCTTGGTGACGTCCACCTCGAAGACCTGGGTGAGCTGCGCCGAGACCTGCAGCGACTCGCGGGTCCGCTGGGCCACGATCTGCCGCAGCCGCGGCAGCTTCTGCACGGTGCCGCGCTTGCCGCTGGTGTCCGCGGCCGGCGTGGCGACCCGCTGGGCCGGCGCGGACGCGGCCGGGGCGGCGGGCGCGGCGGCCGGTGCCGGTGCCTTCTTGGCCTCGACGGCGGCCAGCACGTCCTGCTTGCGGATGCGGCCGCCGACGCCGGTGCCCTTCAGCGACGACAGCTCGATGCCGTGCTCGGACGCCAGCTTGCGCACCAGCGGCGTCACGTACGGCGCGCCGTTGGCGGACTCGTCCTGCCTCGGCGCCTCCTGGGCGGGGGCGGCGGACTCGGGCGCCTCCTGCCGCGGCTGCTGCGAGGGCGGCTGCGGCGCCTGCTGCTGCGGCGCGGCCTCCTGCTGCGGTGCCTGCTCGGCCTGCTTCGGGGCCTCCTGCTGCGGGGCCTCCCGGACCGGCTCGGGCTCCGGGGCCTGCTGCGGTGCCGGCGCGGGCGAACCCGAGCCGATCACCGCGAGCCGCCCGCCGACCTCGACGGTCTCGTCCTCGCCCGCGGTGATCTCCAGCAGGGTGCCGGCCACCGGGGACGGGATCTCGGTGTCGACCTTGTCGGTGGACACCTCCAGCAGCGGCTCGTCGACCTCGACGGAGTCGCCGACGGACTTCAGCCACCGGGTCACGGTGCCCTCGGTGACGCTCTCGCCCAGCGCGGGCATGGTCACCGGGGTGCCCTCGGCGGCACCGCCGCCGGACTGCGGCGCCTGCTGCCGCGGGGCGGCCTCGGCCTGCGGCTCCGGCTGCGGGTCGGGTGCCGACTGGGGCTCCGGCTGCGCCTCCTCGGCGGGCGCGGTGCCGCCGCCGGAGGTCGAGTCGTCGTCGCCGGAGCCCGAGCCGTCGCCGATGACGGCGAGCTCGGCGCCGACCTCGACGGTCTCGTCCTCCTGGGCGACGATCTTCTGGAGCACACCCGCCGCGGGGGACGGGATCTCGGTGTCGACCTTGTCGGTCGACACCTCCAGCAACGGCTCGTCGACCTCGACGCGGTCACCCTCCTGCTTCAACCAGCGGGTGACCGTGCCCTCGGTGACGCTCTCGCCGAGTGCGGGCATTTGGACGGAGAAGGCCATCGTTCGCTGACTCCTCGTGCGTGGGTCGAAGTTCGGCTGACTGGGGTGCGACGGTCAGCCGTGCACGTGCAGCGGCTTGCCGGCCAAGGCGAGGAAGGCTTCGCCGAGGGCTTCAGTCTGGGTCGGGTGGGCGTGGATCAACGGCGCCACGTCCTCGGGGTACGCCTCCCAGCTGTAGATCAGCTGGGCTTCACCGATCAGCTCGCCGACCCGCTCGCCGACCATGGTGACACCGACCACCGGGCCATCGGGCGCCTTCACGAGCTTGACGCCACCGGCGGTCTTCAGGATCTGGCTCTTGCCGTTGCCCGCGAGGTCGTAGACGAACGTCTCCACGGAGCCGTACTTCTCCTTGGCGGCGGCCTCGCTCAGGCCCACCGACGCGACCTCGGGCTTGCAGTAGGTGACGCGCGGGATGCCCGCCTCGTCGATGACCTTCGGGTTCTGCCCGGCGATCTCCTCGGCGACGAAGATGCCCTGCTGGAAGCCGCGGTGCGCGAGCTGGAGGCCGCGCACGATGTCGCCGACCGCGTAGACGCCGTCGAGGTTGGTCCTCAGGCGCTCGTCGGTGACGACGAAACCGCGCTCGACCTGGACGCCGGCCTCCTCGTAGCCGTGGCCCGCGGTGTTGGGGCCGCGGCCGACGGCGACGAGCAGCAGGTCCGCCTCCAGCACGTCGCCGGACTCCAGGGTCACCGCGACGCCCGACTCGTTCTGCGTGGCGCCGGTGAACTTCACGCCGGTCTTGAACTTGATGCCGCGGCGGCGGAACGCGCGCTCCAGCTGCTTGGACGCGTACTCGTCCTCGGCGGGGACCAGGCGGGGCAGCGCCTCCACGATGGTCACGTCGGCGCCGAAGGAGGCCCACACGCTGGCGAACTCGACGCCGATGACGCCGCCGCCGAGCACGACCACCTTCTCCGGGACGAAGTCCAGGTTCAGCGCCTGGTCGCTGGTGATGACCCGGCCGCCGATCTCCAGGCCCGGCAGGCTGCGGGCGTAGGAGCCGGTCGCCAGCACCACGTTCTTGCCGGTGTACCGCGTGCCGTCGACCTCGACGGTCCTGTTGCCCACGAAGGTGCCCGCGCCCTCGACCAGGGTGACCTTGTTGGCCTTGGCCAGGCCCTGCAGGCCCTTGTAGAGCCGGCTGACCACGCCGTCCTTGTACGAGTTCACACCCGCGATGTCGATGCCCTCCAGCGAGGACTTCACGCCGAACTGGTCACCCTCGCGGGCGTTGTCCGCGACCTCCGCCGCGTGCAGCAGCGCCTTGGTCGGGATGCAGCCGCGGTGCAGGCAGGTGCCCCCCAGCTTGTCCTTCTCGACCAGGATGACGGACAGGCCGAGCTCCGCAGCGCGGAACGCGCAGGCGTAGCCGCCCGAGCCGCCACCGAGGATCACGAGGTCGGCGGAGGTGTCGGTCACGGGATCTCCCTGGAGGACTTGATGCCTTACTTCGCGCGGGTGCGCGCGTGTGTGATTGCCATCTTGTCACTACGGCGGGAAGGCCGGCGACGCGGTGTCCTGTTCGGAGGATTTGGCGTCACCTTCACCTCGGCGCCGGCACCATGGCGTCGAGGAGTCGCTTCGGGAGGTGGCCCCGTGGGCCTGTTCGACCGTTTTCGCAGGAAGCAGCGCCCCGGCGTGCTGCGGGCGGCCACGTCCACGGACACCGGCCACCTGGAGCGGTGGGCCGCCGAGCGGCGCGGCGTGGAGGCGTACGTCGAGCCGAAGACGACCGTGACGGAAACCACGGTGGTGCTCGTCGCCCACGACGGCGAGTGGACGCGCAGGCGCATCGACGGCGCGGACGGCGCGCGGCGGTTGGCCAAGAAGCTGGGCATCCCGATCTACGACGCGGGGATCGTCGGTTACCCCAAGCGCATGCGCGAGTACTCGCGGCGCAAGAACAGCCAGGGCTAGCCGGCCGCCGCGACGGGTCGTGGCGCGCTCGGCGGGACAAGCCTGAACCGGGCACGCCCGGACCCGGCGTGCCCGGAGCGGGTGCCGTCGACCGGTCGGGTGCACCGGGACCACACTCCAGTGCACCCGACCGGTCGGCAACCGGGCTCCGCCGCGATCAGCCGTCCGGGAACCGGATCAGCCGTCCGTGGGCCCGGTCAGCCGTTCGCGGCGATGTCCGCCAGCACCGCGGCCAGGGTGCGCACCGGCGTGCCCGTGCCGCCCTTGGTCGTGTAGCCGTACGGCGCGCCGCTGTGGAACGCGGGCCCGGCCACGTCGATGTGCGCCCACGACACGCCCTCGGCCACGAACTCGCGCAGGAAGATGCCCGCGGTGAGCATGCCGCCGAACCGGTGCCCGGCCACGTTGGCGAGGTCGGCCACCCGCGAGTCGATGTCGGCCCGCAGCTCCTCCGGCAGCGGCATGGCCCACGCCTGCTCGCCCACCGCGCGGCCCAGCTCGGCCACCCGGTCGCGGAACTCGTCGGTGCCCATCACGCCCGCCGTGCGCTTGCCCAGCGACACGACCTGCGCGCCGGTCAGCGTGGAGGTCTCGATCAGGTAGTCCGGCGCGTCCTCGCAGGCCCGCACGATCGCGTCGGACAGGATCAGCCGGCCCTCGGCGTCGGTGTTGAGCACCTCGACGGTCTTGCCGCCGTACATGGTCAGCACGTCGCCGGGCCGGTAGGCGGTGCCCGACGGCATGTTCTCCGCCATCGGCGCCCACGCGGTGACCTCCAGCGGGAACTTCAGCTTCGCCGCCAGCACCACGGTGGCGATCACGGCCGCCGCGCCGCCCATGTCCGAGGTCATCTCGTCCATGCCGGCCGCCGGCTTGATCGAGATGCCGCCGGTGTCGAAGGTGATGCCCTTGCCGACCAGGGCGACCTTCTTGGCGGCCTTGGGGCCGCGGTAGGTGATGCGCACCAGGCGCGGCGGGCGGCTCGACCCGCCGCCGACGCCGAGGATGCCGCCGAAGCCCTGCTTGCGCAGCGCCTTCTCGTCCAGCACCTCGACCTCCAGGCCCTCGGCCTTGGCCAGCGCGGCGGCGCGCTCGGCGAACGAGGCCGGGAACAGGTCGTTCGGCGGGGTGTTGACGAAGTCGCGGGTGGTGGTCACGGCCTCGGCGATGGCGGTGGACGCCTTCACCGCCGCCCGGTGGGCCCGGGTGGTGCCCTCGGCGGGCGCGACGAGGTCGACCCGCGCGACCGGGCCGTCGCCCTTGTTCGACTTGTACGCGGTGAACGCGTACGCGCCCATCACGGTGCCCTCGACGGCCGGGCCGAGGTGCAGCGCGGACAGCGTGGTCACCGCGCGCTTCTTGCCGGCCAGGGCGCGGGCGGCGGCACCGGAGGCGCGGCGCACCTGCTCCTCGGCGACCGAGCCGTCGGCGGCGGGCTTGCCCAGGCCGACGGCGACGACGACCGGCGCGGCCAGCCTGCCCAGCGTGGGCAGGGTCACGACCTCGTCCTGCTTGCCGCTCGCGCCGAGGGCGGCGAGCACGTCCACCAGGCCGCCGTCGAACGCGGTGTCCACCGCCTCGGCCCCGCCGGCGAGGGAGAGCCCGTCCGGGCCCTGCACGGTGCCCACCACCACGGCGTCCGCGGCGGTGGTGCTCAGGTCACTGTCGGTGATGGCGAGTTTGGGCGCGGTCACTGCGGCTCCTCGACGAGTCCTCCCGGCACTTCCTGGTCGTGCGTCGGGATAGGGTTGATCGTCTCGCATGCTAAAGGTCCCGTTCACGCGGACGGCGGCGGCACCTTCGATAGCATGGAGTAACAATTAACACGTTCGGGCGTAAACCGCCCGGGCATTAGCGGTCACCCGATCCATCTGGGACTGTGTACGCGTGACGATTCCGCCCCGTGCCGGGGCCGTGGTGCTCGGCCTGGGCGCCGTGCTCGGGGTCGGTGTGCTCACCGGTTTCGCCCCGGCCGCCGCCGAGGCGGGCGCCTGGTTCCTCCCCGCGCTCGCCCTCGCCGCCCTCGCCGCGCTGTGCTGCGCGTTCTCCACCGCCGACCAGCACCGCGCCCACCCGGCCGCCGCCGGCGGCTACGCCTACATCCGCAACCAGCTCGGCCCGTGGCCCGCGCGCATCGGGGGGAGCGCCCACCTGGTCGGCCGGGCCGGCGTGGCCGCCGCGCTGGCCGGCGCGTTCGGCTCCTACGCGTTCCCGGAGCACCGGGCCGCCGCCGCGGTCGGCCTGCTCGCGGTGACCGCGGCGCTGGGCGCTTCGGGGTTCCGCTGGGGCACCCGGGCCTCGCTCGCCGCGGTCGCGGTGGCGCTGGGCGTGCTCGCGGTCGTGGTGCTGGCCTGCTTCGCCGTGCCGCCGCCGGGCAACCCGGTCACCACCGCCGGCGGCCCCGGCTTCGACGGCCTGATGGGCGCCGCCTCGCTGCTGTTCGTGGTGTTCACCGGGTTCGAGCGGATCACCGCGCCGCTGCCGGGCGACCGGGTGTTCGGCGACCGCGTGCTGCGCTTCGCCATCCCGGCCCTCGTCGGGTTCGCGCTGGTGGTCGCCCTGGCCGTGGGCGCGGCGGTGCTGCGGCAGCTCGGCCCGGCCCGGCTGGCCCTGTCCCCGGTCCCGCTGCGGGACGCCCTGGTCGCTGCGGGCGGCCGGTCGGTGCTGCCGCTGCTGGCCGTGGGCGTGGCCGCGATCGCGGTGCCGGCGCTGTTCGCCGTGCTCGGCTCGGCCCGCCGCACGCTCGTGGGCATGACCGAGACCGGCGACCTGCCCCGGCCGCGCGCGGCCTGGCCGCTGGAGGTGGTGGTGCCGGTGGCCGCCGCGCTCGGCGCGTCGGCGCTGCCCCCGGCCACGGCGCTCGCGATCGGCGCGTGCGGCACGGCGTTCTACTACGGCTTCACCAACGCCTCGGCGCGCGTGCTGCTCCAGGAGGACCGCACCTGGCCCATGCGCACCGCGTGCCTGGGGCTGGGCCTGTCGGTGCTGCTGGCGATGAGCGCGCCCGCGGAGGCCCTGGTCGCCACCGGCGCGCTGATCGCGCTGGGTACCGGTCTGATCGCGCTGGGTCGGGTGCGGGTGCCGGTCGGGTAGCCCGACCGGATGGTCGGACGTCCGAGCGTCGGGACGGCGATTTTCCGACGTCCGCGCGGCGGTTACTGTGCTGTCATGACGACAGCGTTGCCTTTCCACCGGACCCCCGACCCGCAGCCGGCGACCCCGGAGCGCGTTGCGGAGGTACTGGCGAAGCCGGGCTTCGGGCAGCACTTCACCGACCACATGGTGACGATCCGCTGGAACCGCGAACAGGGCTGGCACGACGCGGCGGTCGAGCCCTACCACTCGCTGGAGCTGGACCCGGCGGCCATGGTGCTGCACTACGGCCAGGCGATCTTCGAAGGGCTCAAGGCGTACCGCCAGCCCGACGGTTCGATCGCGTCCTTCCGCCCCGAGGCGAACGCCGAGCGCTTCCGCGCGTCGGCCCGCCGGATGGCCATGCCCGAGCTGCCCGACGAGCTGTTCCTGGCCTCGATCCGGGAACTGCTGGCCGTCGACGGGCGGTGGGTGCCCTCCGTGCCCGAGGAATCGCTCTACCTGCGGCCGTTCCTCTACGCCACCGAGAAGGGGCTGGGCGTGCGGCCGGCGGGCGAGTACCTCTACGTGCTCATCGCCTCGCCCGCCGGGTCGTACTTCGCCGGTGGCCTGAAGCCGGTCACGGTGTGGCTGTCGACGGAGTACGTCCGCGCGGCGCCCGGCGGCACCGGCGCGGCGAAGTTCGCGGGCAACTACGCGGCGTCGCTGGTGGCGCAGGCGCAGGCCGCCGAGCAGGGCTGCGACCAGGTGGTGTGGCTGGACGCGGTGGAGCGCCGCTGGGTGGAGGAGATGGGCGGGATGAACCTGTTCTTCGTCCTCGGCTCCGGCGCGGACGCGCGCGTGGTGACCCCGGAGCTGTCCGGGTCGCTGCTGCCGGGCATCACCCGCGACTCGCTGCTGCGGGTCGCGCAGGACCTGGGGCACGCGGTCGAGGAGCGCCGGTTCTCCACCGAGGAGTGGGAGAAGAAGGCCGAGTCCGGTGAGCTGACCGAGGTGTTCGCCTGCGGCACGGCCGCGGTCATCACGCCGGTCGGGCACGTCAAGCACTCGGGTGGCGAGTTCGCCGTCTCCGGCGGCCGCACCGGCGAGGTCACCCTGAAGCTGCGCAGCCACCTGACCGGCATCCAGCAGGGCCTCGTCGCCGACCCGCACGGGTGGATGAGGAAGATCGGCTAGCGGTTCCAGGGCTGTTCAGAGGACTGTTCCGCAGGACTGCCAGAGGACTGCTAGAGGGCGCAGACCGCCAGCACCGCGAGCGTGGCGGTCTCGCAGGCCGCGCCGAGCACGTCGCCGGTGATCCCGCCGAACCGCCTCCGCGCGTGCCGCACCAGCAGCAGCACGAGCCCGGCCGCGAGCACCACCGCGGCCGGGCCCCGCCACGGGTCGACCAGGAACCCGGCGACCGCCAGCGCGACCCACCAGGCGGCGGCCGCCCACCACGGCTGCGACCCCGCCACCAGCGCGCCCAGCCCCTCGGGCCGGGCCGCCGGCACACCGCGCAGGCAGCACAGCGCGAAGGCCGCGCGCCCGGCGGCCAGGGCGAGCACCACCGCGCCCCACCCGACCACCGGCAGGGCGGCGGCCTCGGCGCCCAGCACCACCAGCAGCGCGACCACCGCGAACGGGCCGGCGCCACCGTCCCTCATCACGGCCAGCGCCCGCTCGGGCGGGCCGTAACAGCCCAGCCCGTCGGCGGTGTCGGCGAGCCCGTCCAGGTGCATGCCGCGGGTGGCCAGGGCCAGGAAGCCCACCACCAGGAAGCCGCCGAGCAGCCCCGGCAGCACGGCCAGCAGCCCCGCGGCGGCCGCGCCCAGCAGCACGCCCACCAGCGGCGCGAGGGCGATGGCCCGCCGCGCCGCCCGCGCGTCGACGTCCCCGACGACGCGGACGGGCAGCACGGTCAGCCAGGACAGCGCCAGGCGCATCAGCCGCGCCCCATCAGTCGCGCCCCATCAGTCGGTCGCGTCCCGTCAGTCGCGCCCGGAGACGCCCGCGCTCTCGAACGTGGCCATCTCGGCCAGCACCCGCGCGGCCATCACCACCAGCGGCAGCGCGGCCACCGCGCCCGAGCCCTCGCCGAGCCGCATGTCGAACTCCAGCAGCGGCTCCAGGCCCAGGTGGTTGAGCGCCAGCGCGTGCGCGGGCTCCGCGGACCGGTGCCCGGCCACCCACCACTCGCGCGCACCCGGCGCCAGCTCCTCGGCCACCACCGCGGCCGCCCCGGACACCACGCCGTCCAGGATGACCGGCGTCTTGCGCACCGCCGCCTGGGCCAGGAACCCGGCCATCGCGGCGATGTCCGCGCCGGCGGCCACCCGCAGCAGCGCCAGCGGGTTGTTGATCACCGGACGGGCGCGGCGCAGCGCGTCCCGGATCGCGGCCGTCTTGCGCATCCAGCCCCGGTCGTCGATCCCGGTGCCGCGACCGACCACGGCCACCGGCTCCGACCCGGTCAGCGCGGCGATCAGCACCGCCGACGGCGTCGTGTTGCCGATGCCCATGTCACCGGCGATGAGCAGGTCCGCGCCGCCGTCGACCTCGTCGTCGGCGAGCTTGCGACCGACCTCGACGGCGCGCCGCGCCTCCTCGTCGGTCAGCGCGTCCTCGCGGTCGATGGAGCCGGAGCTGCGCCGCACCTTCAGGTCGCCGACGGCGGTGTCGGAGTCCACCGCCACGTCCACCACGCGCACGGTCGCGC
This portion of the Saccharothrix syringae genome encodes:
- the sucB gene encoding 2-oxoglutarate dehydrogenase, E2 component, dihydrolipoamide succinyltransferase — protein: MAFSVQMPALGESVTEGTVTRWLKQEGDRVEVDEPLLEVSTDKVDTEIPSPAAGVLQKIVAQEDETVEVGAELAVIGDGSGSGDDDSTSGGGTAPAEEAQPEPQSAPDPQPEPQAEAAPRQQAPQSGGGAAEGTPVTMPALGESVTEGTVTRWLKSVGDSVEVDEPLLEVSTDKVDTEIPSPVAGTLLEITAGEDETVEVGGRLAVIGSGSPAPAPQQAPEPEPVREAPQQEAPKQAEQAPQQEAAPQQQAPQPPSQQPRQEAPESAAPAQEAPRQDESANGAPYVTPLVRKLASEHGIELSSLKGTGVGGRIRKQDVLAAVEAKKAPAPAAAPAAPAASAPAQRVATPAADTSGKRGTVQKLPRLRQIVAQRTRESLQVSAQLTQVFEVDVTKIARLRNRAKAAFEQREGTKLTFLPFFAKAAVEALKQHPVLNASIDEEKKEVVYHGAEHLGIAIDTERGLLNAVIANAGDLNLAGLSHKIGDLAARARANKLTPDELTGGTFSLTNLGSNGALFDTPIIQQPQVGILGVGVVKKRPVVITDENGDDTIAIRSMAYLALTYDHRLVDGADAGRFLTTVKNRLEEGAFEADLGL
- the lpdA gene encoding dihydrolipoyl dehydrogenase; protein product: MTDTSADLVILGGGSGGYACAFRAAELGLSVILVEKDKLGGTCLHRGCIPTKALLHAAEVADNAREGDQFGVKSSLEGIDIAGVNSYKDGVVSRLYKGLQGLAKANKVTLVEGAGTFVGNRTVEVDGTRYTGKNVVLATGSYARSLPGLEIGGRVITSDQALNLDFVPEKVVVLGGGVIGVEFASVWASFGADVTIVEALPRLVPAEDEYASKQLERAFRRRGIKFKTGVKFTGATQNESGVAVTLESGDVLEADLLLVAVGRGPNTAGHGYEEAGVQVERGFVVTDERLRTNLDGVYAVGDIVRGLQLAHRGFQQGIFVAEEIAGQNPKVIDEAGIPRVTYCKPEVASVGLSEAAAKEKYGSVETFVYDLAGNGKSQILKTAGGVKLVKAPDGPVVGVTMVGERVGELIGEAQLIYSWEAYPEDVAPLIHAHPTQTEALGEAFLALAGKPLHVHG
- a CDS encoding oxidoreductase, with product MGLFDRFRRKQRPGVLRAATSTDTGHLERWAAERRGVEAYVEPKTTVTETTVVLVAHDGEWTRRRIDGADGARRLAKKLGIPIYDAGIVGYPKRMREYSRRKNSQG
- a CDS encoding leucyl aminopeptidase, which encodes MTAPKLAITDSDLSTTAADAVVVGTVQGPDGLSLAGGAEAVDTAFDGGLVDVLAALGASGKQDEVVTLPTLGRLAAPVVVAVGLGKPAADGSVAEEQVRRASGAAARALAGKKRAVTTLSALHLGPAVEGTVMGAYAFTAYKSNKGDGPVARVDLVAPAEGTTRAHRAAVKASTAIAEAVTTTRDFVNTPPNDLFPASFAERAAALAKAEGLEVEVLDEKALRKQGFGGILGVGGGSSRPPRLVRITYRGPKAAKKVALVGKGITFDTGGISIKPAAGMDEMTSDMGGAAAVIATVVLAAKLKFPLEVTAWAPMAENMPSGTAYRPGDVLTMYGGKTVEVLNTDAEGRLILSDAIVRACEDAPDYLIETSTLTGAQVVSLGKRTAGVMGTDEFRDRVAELGRAVGEQAWAMPLPEELRADIDSRVADLANVAGHRFGGMLTAGIFLREFVAEGVSWAHIDVAGPAFHSGAPYGYTTKGGTGTPVRTLAAVLADIAANG
- a CDS encoding APC family permease; this encodes MTIPPRAGAVVLGLGAVLGVGVLTGFAPAAAEAGAWFLPALALAALAALCCAFSTADQHRAHPAAAGGYAYIRNQLGPWPARIGGSAHLVGRAGVAAALAGAFGSYAFPEHRAAAAVGLLAVTAALGASGFRWGTRASLAAVAVALGVLAVVVLACFAVPPPGNPVTTAGGPGFDGLMGAASLLFVVFTGFERITAPLPGDRVFGDRVLRFAIPALVGFALVVALAVGAAVLRQLGPARLALSPVPLRDALVAAGGRSVLPLLAVGVAAIAVPALFAVLGSARRTLVGMTETGDLPRPRAAWPLEVVVPVAAALGASALPPATALAIGACGTAFYYGFTNASARVLLQEDRTWPMRTACLGLGLSVLLAMSAPAEALVATGALIALGTGLIALGRVRVPVG
- a CDS encoding branched-chain amino acid aminotransferase; its protein translation is MTTALPFHRTPDPQPATPERVAEVLAKPGFGQHFTDHMVTIRWNREQGWHDAAVEPYHSLELDPAAMVLHYGQAIFEGLKAYRQPDGSIASFRPEANAERFRASARRMAMPELPDELFLASIRELLAVDGRWVPSVPEESLYLRPFLYATEKGLGVRPAGEYLYVLIASPAGSYFAGGLKPVTVWLSTEYVRAAPGGTGAAKFAGNYAASLVAQAQAAEQGCDQVVWLDAVERRWVEEMGGMNLFFVLGSGADARVVTPELSGSLLPGITRDSLLRVAQDLGHAVEERRFSTEEWEKKAESGELTEVFACGTAAVITPVGHVKHSGGEFAVSGGRTGEVTLKLRSHLTGIQQGLVADPHGWMRKIG
- a CDS encoding adenosylcobinamide-GDP ribazoletransferase — translated: MRLALSWLTVLPVRVVGDVDARAARRAIALAPLVGVLLGAAAAGLLAVLPGLLGGFLVVGFLALATRGMHLDGLADTADGLGCYGPPERALAVMRDGGAGPFAVVALLVVLGAEAAALPVVGWGAVVLALAAGRAAFALCCLRGVPAARPEGLGALVAGSQPWWAAAAWWVALAVAGFLVDPWRGPAAVVLAAGLVLLLVRHARRRFGGITGDVLGAACETATLAVLAVCAL
- the cobT gene encoding nicotinate-nucleotide--dimethylbenzimidazole phosphoribosyltransferase, with amino-acid sequence MTIEFPPVEPPNEVTRHRAVTRHAALTKPVGSLGRLEELGAWVAACQGECPPRPFTRPRVVVFAGDHGVARHGVSAYPSEVTGQMVANFLAGGAAVNVLANVAGATVRVVDVAVDSDTAVGDLKVRRSSGSIDREDALTDEEARRAVEVGRKLADDEVDGGADLLIAGDMGIGNTTPSAVLIAALTGSEPVAVVGRGTGIDDRGWMRKTAAIRDALRRARPVINNPLALLRVAAGADIAAMAGFLAQAAVRKTPVILDGVVSGAAAVVAEELAPGAREWWVAGHRSAEPAHALALNHLGLEPLLEFDMRLGEGSGAVAALPLVVMAARVLAEMATFESAGVSGRD